A segment of the Frankineae bacterium MT45 genome:
ACCACCGGGCTCGTCACCGCCATCCCGCTGCTCTTCTTCGGCGCCGCGGCCCGCCGCCTGCCGCTGTCGGCCATCGGGATGCTGCAGTACCTGGCTCCGGTGCTGCAGTTCGCGGTCGGTGTCGGCCTGAAGCATGAGTCGATGCCGGCGGCCCGCTGGATCGGCTTCGGGCTGGTCTGGACGGCGCTGATCCTGCTCACTTTCGACGCGCTGCGGCGTCAGCGGCGCGGGGCCGGGGCACCGGTTAGTCCGGAGCCGGATGCCGCCGTCGAGCCGGCCATATGACCTCCTCCAGCGGACGGTCCGGGTCGATCACGATTCCCACCGATCGCAGGTTGCCGTCCAGCATCATCCAGAGCGACACCGTGAGAAACTCGGCTAATTCGGTGTCGGGCATCTTCGGTTCCGGGTCCATCAGCCAGCGCCGCATCACCGCGTCGGCGAACCCGACCATGCCGGAGGCGAGCGGAACGCGGAAGCGCGCCGCATCCTCGCTGAGGTCGACGACCGCCCCGAAGTAGTTGCTGATGACGGTGATGTACTCGTTCTTGGCCATCACCGCGCAGTGATCGACGTTTCCGCTGCCGGAACTTCCGGACTCGAGGAACTGATGCAGCCGGGGGTGGCTGACGACCCAGGTCACGTAGGCGGTGATCACACCCCGCAGGGTCTGCATCGGTGGTTTGCTGAACCCGAACTGGGGCAGCATCTCGTGCATGAGCAGGGCCAGCGCCCGGCGCCGGACCAGCTCGTCGAGTTCTTCGCGATCCTTGAAGTGGCGGTAGAAGATCGGGCGACTGACTCCGGCCAGCTCGGCGATCCGCCCCATGCCGACGCCGACGCCCTCCTCCTCGATGGCCGAGATGGCGGCGTAGATCAGGTCATCACGCCGTCGCGCATGACGGACTTCTGCGTCAACGATGTGAGCCACCGCACTAACTTAGCCGATGGGTCAATACTTCGTTGACCGCTCAACCAGTTCGGGCCACGACCAGTTCGACGACGGCTGAGAACCCGGCCCGGGCCGGGAGATCGGGTAGTTCGGCCAGCATTTCCCGGGCCGCCACCGCGTAGCCGTCGAGCGTCTCGCGGGCCTGCCGTAGTGCGGCGGAGGCGCGCAGCAAGTTCAGCGCCTCGGCATGCTCGGCATCGTCGTAGATCGGGCCGCGCACCAGTTCACGAAGCCGATCGTTGGCCGGATCGGTGTCACGCAGGGCGTAGAGGACCGGCAGCGTCGGGATCCCCTCGCGCAGATCCGTGCCCGGTGTCTTCCCGGACTGGCTCGACTCGGACGCGACGTCGAGGATGTCGTCGGAGATCTGGAAGGCGACGCCGATGATCTCGCCGATCCGGCGTAGCGTCTCCACGACCGCCGGGGTGCAGCCGGCGAAGAGTGCTCCGAACTGGGCGGCGGTCGCGATCAGCGAGCCGGTCTTGTCGGCCAGCACCGCCAGATAGTGCTCGATGTGGTCGTCATCTGGGCCGGGGCCGATCGTCTCGCGGATCTGGCCGGTGACCAGCCGCTCAAAGGTGCGAGCCTGGATGCGGACCGCCTCCGGACCGAGGTCGGCCAGAAGGTCGGAGGCCCGGGCGAAGAGGAAGTCACCGGTAAGGATGGCTACTGTGTTGGTCCAGCGCGCGTTGGCCGACTCCGCCCCTCGGCGCACACCGGCCTCGTCCATTACGTCGTCGTGGTAGAGCGTCGCCAGGTGGGTCAACTCCACCACCACCGCGGCGTCGACGATCGCCGGCGCCTGCACGTCGCCGAAGTGCGCGGCGAGGACGGTCACCAGCGGGCGAAATCGCTTGCCGCCGGCGTCGACCAGGTAGCGGGCGGCGACGTCCAGGAACTCGTAGTCGGAACTGACGCTGGCGCGCAGCGCCTTCTCCACGTCAGCGACCCGGCTACGGACCGAGTCGGCCAAATCCGAATCGGGGAAGTCGACCCCGAGCAGGGCGATGTTGCCCTGACCAACGCTGCTCACTTGTAGAGGAATGCGGATCTGGCTGCGAGGTCGAGCAGCGGCTGCGGGATGATCCCCAGCACGACCGTGGCGGCGGCGCTGAACGAGACGGCGATCGCAGTCGCCGACGACGGGATGGCCACGGTCGGTGCATTCTCCGGGGGCTCGGCAAAGAACATCATCACCACGATACGCAGGTAGTAGAAGGCGGCGATGGCCGAGCAGATGAGCGCGATGACGACCAGCGGTC
Coding sequences within it:
- a CDS encoding transcriptional regulator, TetR family translates to MAHIVDAEVRHARRRDDLIYAAISAIEEEGVGVGMGRIAELAGVSRPIFYRHFKDREELDELVRRRALALLMHEMLPQFGFSKPPMQTLRGVITAYVTWVVSHPRLHQFLESGSSGSGNVDHCAVMAKNEYITVISNYFGAVVDLSEDAARFRVPLASGMVGFADAVMRRWLMDPEPKMPDTELAEFLTVSLWMMLDGNLRSVGIVIDPDRPLEEVIWPARRRHPAPD
- a CDS encoding heptaprenyl diphosphate synthase, whose product is MSSVGQGNIALLGVDFPDSDLADSVRSRVADVEKALRASVSSDYEFLDVAARYLVDAGGKRFRPLVTVLAAHFGDVQAPAIVDAAVVVELTHLATLYHDDVMDEAGVRRGAESANARWTNTVAILTGDFLFARASDLLADLGPEAVRIQARTFERLVTGQIRETIGPGPDDDHIEHYLAVLADKTGSLIATAAQFGALFAGCTPAVVETLRRIGEIIGVAFQISDDILDVASESSQSGKTPGTDLREGIPTLPVLYALRDTDPANDRLRELVRGPIYDDAEHAEALNLLRASAALRQARETLDGYAVAAREMLAELPDLPARAGFSAVVELVVARTG